GGATTCGAACCTTCGCATGTCGGAATCAAAATCCGATGCCTTAACCAACTTGGCGACTCCCCTAATGAAACTGCCCGCAACTACTCGGCAAATTCATGTAATGGATGCTTACTTAATGACCTAGCAACAAATCCGATCATATTTTTTGGCAGGTCGTATATTACACTGTTTGCTTCGTTGGGTGAAGAAAAACTTGCAAAAACACAACTACCTGAGCCAGTCATTCTTGCGTTTGCATACTGGCTAAGCCACGTAATACTTTCAGCTATCTTTGGATGACTTTTACAGGCCACCGCTTCCAGATCGTTTTGGGTGACGGCGCTACTGAGGAGCGGAACTGTAATCGGCGGAGTATTTCTTGTCAAGCTTGGATCGCGAAAAATCTGCGGCGTGGAAACATGCACTGCTGGATGCAAGATCACAAAATAGGTGTCTGGCGTGGCAACTGGCGTCATTATTTCGCCAATCCCTTCAACAAAAGCCGACTCGCCAAAAATAAAAAACGGCACATCTGCCCCCAAACTTAAACCTAGCGCCATCAGTTTGCTGCGTGGCAAATTAAGCTGCCACAGGCGGTTGAGCACCAACATCACGGTAGCAGCATCAGAGCTACCGCCACCAACCCCTCCCCCATTGGTAGGCGCTTATCTACTCGGATATCCACACCAAGCTTGCAACCCGTGGCTTGCTGCAGCAAACGGGCAGCACGCACGGTGAGATCCGTCTCGGCAGGAACACCTGGCAAAGGATTGTGATGCCTCACCTCTCCACTTGTATTCACCCGCAAACTAATCGTATCGCTTAAATCAATTAGCTGAAAAACAGACTGCAGCAGATGATAGCCATCAGGGCGACGACCAACAATATGTAAGAAAAGATTGAGCTTAGCTGGAGCAGGAAAATCTTGCCAGACGCTATTTATGCTTAGGGATTCCATTGCCATTCTGATATCACTACTTTAATTTCAAGATCGTCACGACTTAGCATCAGCCTATGCGGCAAGCTAGGCTGGCCACGATAATCTGTGCTCTCAATACGCCAGCCTGCTTGCTCAAGCAGTTGGCCGTTTTCAATTTTGCTTTGGTGGCTTACGCTATCTGGATCGGCCTCGCCACGCAACCACCAGCGCAGGCCAGACACCGGCAGGGGCCAGCCCAGCGCTTCTTTGATCAACTCATCGGGGGATGCGGCCTTAATGACACGCTGATTAGCATCCTTAAAGCTCGCTAAACCAGGGCTAAATCGCAGCTCTGCCGCGGTTTGCCCTAGTGGGCCTGATAAAGATAACTCGCTTTGCTCACCAAGCTGATGCCAATCAAACTGCGCATAATGCCTTTCATTTGCCACTTTTAAGGCCACTCGGCCACTGGCAGAATAACCTGAACGGCTCACAGGGGGCGTACTTGCACAGCCAACTAAAAACAATACCGCGATTAACCATAAACGCATTAATGAATCCCTAAGCGCTGAATGGTTTCAAGCAAAGTTTCGTTCTTGGCATCAATCAAAACCGCAGCATCTATAAGTTTTTTAGCCTCTGTCTTTTCACCCAGCTGCCACAATACCTCGGCCAGATGCGCAGCCACGTCAGGTTCAGCAAGCTTGCTATACGCACGTTTCAGCAAAGTACTGGCTTCCTGCAGCCTGCCCTGTTTATACCGCAGCCAACCTAGGCTATCCAAAATCACGGGGCTATCCGGCTCTAGCGCAATGGCTTGCTCTAACAGTACCTCTGCCTCGCTTAATTTAGTGGTGCGTGTCAGCAGGGTGTAGCCAAGCGCATTCATTCCCTGTGCATTAGCTGGCATAAGCTCTACATACTTACGCAAATCGCTTTCTGCTAAGGCGTAATCACCTTGCATATCTGCAAGTAGTGCGCGGTCATAAACCAGATCTGTAGACTGTGGATAAGTCACTAGGCCCTTGCTAAGAATTTCAACGCCTTTTTTATAGTTGCGTGCCTCACGGTACAGTTGCGCTTCCATTTGGATACGCTCTACTTTTGCTTGCTCGGTATCACTAGGCAGAGCCGCAATAGCCTTACGTGCTTCTTCTGTGCGCCCTAAACGCGCCAAAACACGCGGCAGACGTTTTTTAGCCAAGGCGGCAAAATCTCCGCCCACTTGGCTATACCAACTTAAGGCTTCATCAAAACGATAGCGCT
This genomic interval from Iodobacter fluviatilis contains the following:
- a CDS encoding 4-(cytidine 5'-diphospho)-2-C-methyl-D-erythritol kinase; amino-acid sequence: MLVLNRLWQLNLPRSKLMALGLSLGADVPFFIFGESAFVEGIGEIMTPVATPDTYFVILHPAVHVSTPQIFRDPSLTRNTPPITVPLLSSAVTQNDLEAVACKSHPKIAESITWLSQYANARMTGSGSCVFASFSSPNEANSVIYDLPKNMIGFVARSLSKHPLHEFAE
- a CDS encoding 4-(cytidine 5'-diphospho)-2-C-methyl-D-erythritol kinase, with amino-acid sequence MAMESLSINSVWQDFPAPAKLNLFLHIVGRRPDGYHLLQSVFQLIDLSDTISLRVNTSGEVRHHNPLPGVPAETDLTVRAARLLQQATGCKLGVDIRVDKRLPMGEGLVAVALMLLP
- the lolB gene encoding lipoprotein insertase outer membrane protein LolB, with translation MRLWLIAVLFLVGCASTPPVSRSGYSASGRVALKVANERHYAQFDWHQLGEQSELSLSGPLGQTAAELRFSPGLASFKDANQRVIKAASPDELIKEALGWPLPVSGLRWWLRGEADPDSVSHQSKIENGQLLEQAGWRIESTDYRGQPSLPHRLMLSRDDLEIKVVISEWQWNP